Proteins encoded in a region of the Pirellulales bacterium genome:
- a CDS encoding GGDEF domain-containing protein yields MQFLAEIDWSTVHLSTPVALAAVALIGYLVGRRKREQQQLSTEVQARRELKRAQAVAKELERIAVAVRRSIATHHSSVLKFKDRVSSLGGDKQDGAWQELCCEAEGMLKPTLKLAGQLAAAYDEIRQQSNNLMTFTEVRTDPLTGVSNRRALDETLESMFAMMHRYEQPFSVTLLDIDHFKEINDEQGHLYGDRMLKAVARLFDDNVRDTDMVARYGGEEFVIVMPQTSLDGASTFTERLRRRVEQQLPLTVSGGVSVAADGDNAQTLLARADAALYSAKAAGRNHVFRHSGVTILPCSELPQEEVDAVAVEQA; encoded by the coding sequence ATGCAATTCCTTGCTGAAATCGATTGGTCGACCGTCCATCTTTCCACCCCTGTCGCGCTGGCTGCAGTGGCTTTAATTGGCTATCTGGTTGGGCGCCGCAAACGGGAGCAGCAACAGCTTTCCACGGAAGTGCAAGCGCGCCGCGAGCTAAAACGCGCTCAGGCCGTGGCCAAGGAACTGGAACGCATTGCCGTGGCAGTGCGGCGCAGCATTGCCACGCATCACTCCAGCGTGCTGAAATTCAAAGATCGGGTCTCGTCGCTGGGAGGCGACAAGCAGGATGGCGCCTGGCAAGAACTGTGCTGCGAAGCCGAGGGGATGCTGAAGCCCACGCTGAAGCTTGCCGGGCAACTGGCTGCCGCCTACGACGAAATTCGCCAGCAATCGAACAATTTGATGACCTTCACCGAAGTCCGCACCGATCCTTTGACCGGGGTCAGCAACCGCCGGGCCTTGGACGAAACGCTGGAATCGATGTTCGCCATGATGCACCGTTACGAACAACCGTTTTCGGTCACGCTCCTGGATATCGACCACTTCAAGGAAATCAACGACGAGCAAGGGCATTTATACGGCGACCGAATGTTAAAAGCCGTGGCTAGGTTGTTTGATGACAACGTGCGCGATACCGACATGGTGGCCCGTTACGGCGGGGAAGAATTTGTGATTGTCATGCCGCAAACTTCGCTCGATGGGGCCTCGACATTCACCGAGCGGTTACGGCGGCGCGTGGAGCAGCAGTTGCCGCTAACCGTCAGCGGCGGCGTTTCGGTGGCCGCGGACGGAGACAATGCGCAAACGCTGCTCGCCCGAGCCGATGCCGCGTTGTATAGCGCCAAGGCGGCCGGCCGCAACCATGTTTTCCGTCACAGCGGCGTCACCATTTTGCCGTGCAGTGAACTCCCGCAAGAGGAAGTCGACGCGGTGGCGGTGGAGCAAGCCTAA